The Formosa sp. Hel1_33_131 genome window below encodes:
- a CDS encoding LexA family protein, whose translation MSIKQNTALTFFTPENLNTLGAVYFDTGISAGFPSPAEDFKQERLSLDNELIKNKEATFFARVSGQSMIDAGLSDNDLLVIDRSLSPAHNKIAVCFLDGEFTVKRLKVEKDEVWLQPENKKYQPIKITEENDFVIWGIVTNVIKKV comes from the coding sequence ATGTCCATAAAACAAAACACAGCGCTTACTTTTTTCACCCCTGAAAACCTCAACACCTTAGGTGCCGTCTATTTTGATACAGGCATCTCCGCAGGATTTCCATCGCCAGCAGAGGACTTTAAACAAGAACGTCTTTCGTTAGATAACGAGCTCATCAAAAATAAAGAAGCCACTTTTTTTGCACGGGTGAGTGGGCAATCAATGATTGATGCGGGGTTGAGCGACAACGATCTTTTGGTAATCGATCGCAGCCTTTCTCCAGCCCATAATAAAATAGCGGTCTGCTTTTTAGATGGCGAATTTACGGTGAAACGTCTCAAGGTTGAAAAGGATGAGGTTTGGTTGCAGCCAGAAAATAAAAAGTATCAGCCTATCAAAATCACAGAAGAAAATGATTTTGTAATTTGGGGGATTGTCACCAATGTGATTAAAAAGGTATAA
- a CDS encoding Y-family DNA polymerase, protein MFALVDCNNFYASCERVFNPSLRQKPIAILSNNDGCVIARSDEAKALGLPMGAPAFKFKAFFKANNIQLFSSNYALYGDMSSRVMRILEQFSPDVEVYSIDEAFLKLNGFDAYDLHTYGTEMRQRILSWTGIPTCVGIAPTKALSKVANKIARKFPKETGGVYVIDSEEKRIKALKWTQLKDVWGIGSALHKRLSVKQCKTAYDFVQLPDMWVRKTFSITEWKLKKDLEGISKIETETIKNKRAIATTRSFESSIKDIEDIKERISTFACSGAEKLRKQGSSCHMMIIFLRSDYHKKDTEQHRASVVVNIPFPTNSSLTLSTNAVKAVASIYKKGIQYKKAGVILTGIVPTDNHQLQLFGGEDPKHLPLMRTIDFINKKYDAPKLKLANQDLKRTWKMRQEHLSPHYTTNFKDIITVQCP, encoded by the coding sequence ATGTTTGCACTTGTTGATTGTAATAACTTTTACGCCTCCTGTGAGCGGGTTTTTAACCCGAGTTTACGCCAAAAACCGATTGCCATTTTATCGAATAACGATGGCTGTGTGATTGCGCGCAGTGACGAAGCAAAAGCACTGGGACTCCCTATGGGTGCACCTGCATTTAAGTTTAAAGCATTTTTCAAGGCCAACAACATTCAATTGTTTTCATCCAATTACGCGCTCTATGGCGACATGAGCAGTCGTGTGATGCGCATTTTAGAACAATTTTCCCCCGATGTAGAAGTGTATAGTATTGACGAAGCGTTTTTAAAACTCAACGGGTTTGATGCCTATGACTTACATACATACGGAACTGAGATGCGCCAACGCATTTTAAGTTGGACAGGGATTCCTACCTGTGTTGGGATTGCACCCACCAAGGCTTTGAGTAAAGTTGCCAATAAAATTGCCCGAAAGTTTCCTAAAGAAACAGGGGGTGTTTATGTGATTGACAGTGAAGAAAAACGCATCAAAGCTTTGAAATGGACACAGCTTAAAGATGTTTGGGGCATTGGCTCTGCACTACACAAACGCCTTTCCGTGAAGCAGTGTAAAACGGCTTATGACTTTGTACAACTCCCCGATATGTGGGTGCGTAAAACGTTTTCTATTACAGAATGGAAACTAAAAAAAGATTTGGAAGGCATTTCTAAAATTGAGACGGAAACCATTAAAAACAAACGTGCCATTGCGACCACCCGTAGTTTTGAATCTTCTATTAAAGATATTGAAGACATCAAAGAACGCATTTCTACATTTGCTTGTAGTGGTGCTGAAAAGCTTCGGAAACAAGGCTCTAGTTGTCATATGATGATTATTTTTTTACGAAGTGATTACCATAAAAAAGATACCGAGCAGCACCGTGCCAGTGTTGTGGTCAACATTCCGTTTCCTACCAACTCTAGTTTAACCCTAAGTACGAATGCCGTCAAAGCAGTGGCTTCAATTTATAAAAAAGGAATTCAATACAAAAAAGCAGGAGTCATCCTTACGGGGATTGTTCCAACAGACAACCACCAATTGCAGTTGTTTGGTGGTGAAGATCCAAAACACCTTCCGTTGATGCGTACCATCGACTTTATTAATAAAAAGTACGACGCCCCAAAATTAAAATTAGCCAATCAAGATTTAAAACGTACGTGGAAAATGCGTCAAGAACATTTATCGCCGCACTACACGACCAATTTTAAAGATATAATTACAGTCCAATGTCCATAA
- a CDS encoding TonB-dependent receptor plug domain-containing protein yields the protein MKTKLCLSLFVLSVFSSHNVWAQQPSEAQKLDSITITSTAIELPFKKNSRTITIISSKVIKQSPATNLAELLQQEAGIDVRRQGVNGMQADLYIRGGSFDQTLLLIDGIKVEDPQTGHHTLNMALPLEVIERVEIIKGPAARVFGQNAFTGAINIVTKSNADAVNSVGYKTGSYNQQQASGTLGTNLKNTTLIGHASLNTSDGYRHNTDFENQNYFVKGRFNTTTNPIDVIGYFAKRDFGANQFYAVESGSDQYEETQSSLVGASTKFKTENFKITPRIYWKRTQDMYLYVREDPSVYRNLHLSNKVGVQVNASYTSSAGITGFGIDAAKVFMTSTNLGERDRLMANLFVEHRFSLVDNTLDITPGVSVNYFSDFKFHAFPGVDVGYSIDDVFKAYANVGYTYRVPTYTDLYYVGRTDLGNANLEPEKALSGEIGVRYFGVNVNAYIAVFNRSSNNLIDYTKENVDDKWLATNLKSLTSTGVELNLSSSFKSGLYTQNISLGYTYLDENLNDIKTAYSKYVLNALTHHFTATVRSKFLKNVSQSIVYKFAERASGTSYSVVDVKATLKLSDLELSVIGNNILNTEYVETGFVPMPKGNILLGVNYAF from the coding sequence ATGAAGACTAAACTTTGTTTATCACTATTCGTACTTAGTGTTTTTTCATCTCATAATGTATGGGCGCAGCAACCTTCAGAGGCGCAAAAATTAGATTCCATTACGATTACTTCGACGGCGATTGAATTGCCTTTTAAAAAGAATTCTCGCACGATAACAATTATTTCATCAAAAGTTATAAAGCAAAGTCCTGCGACTAATTTGGCAGAGCTACTGCAACAAGAAGCGGGCATTGATGTAAGGCGCCAAGGTGTCAATGGAATGCAAGCAGATTTATACATTCGTGGAGGGAGTTTTGATCAAACACTCCTTTTGATTGATGGAATTAAAGTTGAAGACCCTCAAACAGGCCACCATACATTAAACATGGCACTGCCTCTGGAAGTAATCGAACGGGTTGAAATTATCAAAGGACCTGCAGCACGTGTTTTTGGACAAAATGCTTTTACGGGAGCCATTAATATCGTCACAAAATCAAATGCTGATGCTGTAAATTCAGTGGGATATAAAACGGGGTCTTACAATCAACAACAAGCCTCTGGAACCTTAGGGACTAACTTAAAAAACACAACGCTTATAGGACATGCTTCTCTAAATACTTCTGATGGCTATCGACATAATACCGATTTTGAAAATCAAAATTATTTTGTAAAAGGACGTTTTAATACTACTACAAATCCTATTGATGTGATTGGTTATTTTGCCAAACGAGACTTTGGTGCGAATCAGTTTTATGCTGTTGAAAGTGGCAGTGATCAATATGAAGAAACACAAAGCAGTCTTGTGGGAGCTTCTACAAAATTTAAAACTGAAAACTTTAAAATCACCCCACGAATCTATTGGAAACGGACTCAAGATATGTACTTATATGTTCGCGAAGACCCCTCTGTTTATAGAAACTTGCATCTCTCCAATAAGGTAGGGGTACAAGTCAATGCCTCTTACACTTCAAGTGCTGGAATAACGGGTTTTGGGATTGATGCTGCGAAGGTGTTTATGACCAGTACTAATTTAGGGGAGCGCGACCGACTGATGGCAAATCTGTTTGTTGAGCATCGGTTTTCTTTAGTAGATAATACTTTAGATATTACGCCAGGGGTCTCGGTAAATTATTTCTCTGATTTTAAATTTCATGCCTTTCCAGGCGTCGATGTCGGCTACTCTATTGATGATGTATTTAAAGCGTATGCAAATGTGGGCTATACCTATAGAGTACCAACCTATACCGATTTGTATTATGTAGGAAGAACGGATTTAGGGAATGCAAATTTAGAGCCTGAAAAAGCACTTTCTGGAGAAATTGGAGTAAGATATTTTGGAGTAAACGTTAATGCTTATATCGCTGTATTTAATCGATCTTCTAATAATTTGATTGATTATACCAAAGAAAATGTAGATGATAAATGGCTCGCTACAAATCTAAAAAGTTTAACCTCAACAGGCGTAGAATTGAATTTGTCTTCCAGCTTTAAATCGGGGCTGTACACTCAAAATATTAGTTTGGGATATACGTATTTAGATGAAAATTTAAACGACATCAAGACCGCCTATTCTAAATATGTGCTCAACGCATTGACGCATCATTTTACGGCGACGGTTCGTTCGAAGTTTCTAAAAAATGTATCACAAAGTATCGTTTATAAATTTGCCGAACGTGCTTCAGGAACCAGTTATAGCGTGGTGGACGTAAAAGCCACTTTGAAGCTTTCAGACCTTGAACTTTCTGTCATTGGAAATAACATTCTCAACACAGAATATGTGGAAACAGGCTTTGTCCCTATGCCAAAAGGAAATATTTTATTGGGTGTTAATTATGCGTTCTAA
- a CDS encoding regulatory protein RecX has product MYQTHKTYTIEEALSKLQKYCAYQDRCHKEVEQKLKQMRMIPEAVEIIIVALIEDSHLNEERFAKAFVRGKFRIKKWGKVRLTLELKQRQLSKYIIKIALQEIDPNDYLETFHALAEKKEATLTETDPWKKKKKLADYLLYRGWESHLVYDKVNAIVN; this is encoded by the coding sequence ATGTATCAAACGCACAAGACTTACACTATAGAGGAAGCCCTTTCGAAACTTCAAAAGTATTGTGCCTATCAAGACCGTTGTCACAAAGAAGTTGAGCAAAAACTCAAACAAATGCGAATGATTCCCGAAGCGGTTGAAATTATCATTGTCGCGCTCATTGAAGACAGCCACCTCAACGAAGAACGTTTTGCAAAAGCATTTGTAAGAGGAAAATTTAGAATCAAAAAATGGGGAAAAGTAAGGTTGACCTTAGAACTCAAACAACGCCAACTGTCTAAGTACATTATTAAAATCGCCCTTCAAGAAATTGACCCTAACGATTACCTTGAAACATTCCATGCACTAGCAGAAAAAAAAGAAGCAACGCTGACCGAAACGGATCCGTGGAAAAAAAAGAAAAAACTCGCCGACTACCTTCTCTATAGAGGATGGGAATCCCATCTGGTATATGACAAGGTGAATGCGATTGTCAACTAG
- a CDS encoding TonB-dependent receptor, protein MNRFLLSIFSFFILSTSAQQTVVVDESDDQPIPGVAVFNNLKTKTAITDFDGHVNLDAFSEFDKIYFQHLSYHNLSILKPSIQDTVFLSPKATSLNEVVISASKFEQNKKEVPQNIISINSKDVQLSNPQTSADLLSNSGRVFVQKSQLGGGSPMIRGFSTNRLLITIDGVRLNNAIFRGGNVQNVLSINPFNVEKTEVILGSGSVIYGSDAIGGVMNFYTTTPKLSESTTPNLTARSTVRYASANNEKTAHLDFNLGFQKWGFHSSVSVSDFGDLKMGANGPDDYLSLHYAQYVNGQDIMVSNTTPRVQKFTNFRQMHLAQKVLYKANDDLKFDLGLHYSTTSDYPRYDRLSNYGSDGILHYAEWNYGPQDWFLANLQMTKLSSGSSLYDKIKISAAYQNFKESRINRRFDSDTRKIREENVDAVSLNFDFYKTLSNSSNISYGTEYIYNRVGSTGHKTNIDTNAKEAIASRYPDGSKWQTLAAYLSHKYKPNSKLTVQSGIRYNYVTINADLTDNNAFYNLPFRMADLDTSALTGTLGFSWSPNDTFLWKLNATTAFRAPNIDDIGKIFDSQEGLVMVPNSDLKPEYAYGGELGVTISIEESVIFDGSAYYTYLDNALVRKGFAVSGASEMYYDGDISEIQAIQNASKSWIYGFEVGSKIRFSKALKFTTQFSYVHGVQEDTAGVELPVRHVAPVFGNAHLIWKYKKFQMDGFIDYNGTLSGSDISEELADYLFALDAQGKPYAPSWFSLNLRSQFDFNKSLSVVGTIENITNQRYRTYSSGISAPGTNLVFAVTYKL, encoded by the coding sequence ATGAATCGTTTTTTACTTTCTATTTTCTCTTTTTTTATATTGAGTACCTCTGCTCAGCAAACTGTTGTGGTCGATGAATCCGATGACCAACCCATCCCAGGGGTTGCGGTTTTTAACAACCTTAAAACCAAAACAGCAATTACCGATTTTGATGGGCATGTTAATTTGGATGCATTTAGTGAGTTTGATAAAATTTATTTTCAACACCTTTCCTATCATAATCTTTCAATTCTTAAACCGTCCATTCAAGACACTGTTTTTTTGTCTCCAAAAGCAACAAGTTTAAACGAGGTTGTGATATCGGCCTCTAAATTTGAACAAAACAAAAAAGAAGTTCCCCAAAATATTATTAGCATCAACTCCAAAGATGTTCAATTATCCAATCCACAAACGAGTGCCGATTTACTAAGCAATAGCGGACGTGTTTTTGTACAAAAAAGTCAATTAGGCGGTGGGAGTCCAATGATTCGTGGGTTTTCTACAAACCGACTTCTAATCACGATAGATGGAGTGCGTCTGAATAATGCCATTTTTAGAGGTGGAAATGTTCAAAATGTATTGTCAATAAATCCTTTTAATGTTGAAAAAACAGAAGTTATTCTTGGGTCTGGATCTGTTATTTATGGAAGTGATGCCATTGGTGGGGTCATGAATTTTTATACCACCACCCCAAAACTATCCGAATCCACTACTCCAAATTTGACCGCTCGTAGCACCGTTCGATATGCCTCTGCAAATAATGAAAAAACTGCTCATCTGGATTTCAACTTAGGATTTCAAAAATGGGGATTTCACAGCAGTGTGAGTGTCTCTGATTTTGGAGATTTAAAGATGGGAGCCAATGGACCTGATGACTACTTAAGCCTTCATTACGCTCAGTATGTGAACGGGCAAGATATTATGGTTTCCAATACGACCCCAAGAGTTCAGAAATTTACTAATTTCCGTCAAATGCATCTTGCTCAAAAAGTGCTCTATAAAGCCAATGACGATCTAAAATTCGACCTAGGGCTTCATTATTCGACCACCTCCGATTACCCAAGATACGATCGACTGTCGAACTACGGATCGGATGGTATTTTACACTATGCTGAATGGAATTATGGCCCTCAAGATTGGTTTCTTGCCAACTTACAAATGACAAAACTAAGTAGCGGTTCTAGCTTGTATGATAAAATTAAAATATCTGCTGCCTATCAAAACTTTAAAGAGAGTCGAATCAATAGAAGATTTGATTCTGATACCCGTAAAATTCGAGAAGAAAATGTGGATGCAGTTTCATTGAACTTTGATTTTTACAAAACACTTTCCAATAGCTCTAACATCTCTTACGGAACAGAGTATATATACAATAGAGTGGGCTCGACGGGACACAAAACAAACATCGATACCAACGCCAAAGAAGCGATTGCGTCTCGTTATCCAGACGGTTCAAAATGGCAAACCTTAGCTGCCTATTTAAGTCACAAGTACAAGCCCAATTCAAAGCTTACAGTACAATCTGGAATACGGTATAATTATGTGACGATTAATGCTGACTTAACAGATAACAATGCATTTTACAACCTTCCTTTTAGAATGGCTGATCTTGATACAAGCGCGCTTACAGGGACTCTTGGGTTTAGTTGGAGTCCGAACGATACCTTTCTTTGGAAATTAAATGCGACCACTGCTTTTAGAGCGCCAAACATTGATGATATCGGAAAAATTTTCGACTCTCAAGAAGGATTAGTTATGGTGCCAAACAGTGACCTTAAACCCGAATATGCGTATGGGGGAGAACTTGGCGTCACGATCAGTATAGAAGAATCTGTAATTTTTGATGGTTCGGCCTATTACACGTATTTAGACAATGCATTGGTTCGAAAAGGCTTTGCAGTCAGTGGCGCATCAGAAATGTATTACGACGGAGACATAAGCGAGATTCAAGCCATTCAAAATGCTTCTAAATCTTGGATTTATGGATTTGAAGTAGGTTCAAAAATTCGGTTTTCTAAAGCCTTAAAGTTCACCACTCAGTTTAGTTATGTACATGGTGTACAAGAAGACACTGCGGGCGTTGAATTGCCGGTTAGACATGTAGCACCTGTTTTTGGAAATGCACACCTTATATGGAAATACAAAAAGTTTCAAATGGATGGGTTTATAGACTATAATGGCACCCTTTCTGGTTCAGATATCTCTGAGGAATTAGCAGATTACTTATTTGCTTTAGATGCACAAGGCAAACCTTATGCACCGTCTTGGTTCAGTCTTAATCTTAGATCGCAATTTGATTTTAATAAATCACTTTCTGTTGTAGGGACCATCGAAAATATCACCAATCAACGTTACAGAACTTACTCTTCAGGGATTTCTGCCCCAGGAACCAATCTGGTTTTTGCGGTTACTTATAAACTGTAA
- the recO gene encoding DNA repair protein RecO — translation MVVSTKAIVISKIKYNDNDLIVKCYTASFGVKSYVIKNALKSKKGKLKPAYFQLLTLLDIEAEHKDNRSLHYFKEVRLYKPYESLHTNVFKSTVLLFLAEILSMILNEEEANPPLFEYLETTLLWFDTVEKTGTFHQQFLMGLTKFLGINPDTTNESLPYFNLENGNFQLQNGAHCVTGSKLKLLKPFLGTKFDTTMTQELNSSQKHELLNMILDYFKLHLHAFKHPRSLTVLNQVYS, via the coding sequence ATGGTGGTCTCAACAAAAGCAATTGTCATCTCAAAGATTAAATATAACGACAACGACCTTATTGTCAAATGCTATACAGCATCTTTTGGGGTGAAAAGTTATGTGATTAAAAACGCACTTAAATCTAAAAAAGGGAAACTAAAACCCGCCTATTTTCAACTGCTCACGTTACTCGATATTGAGGCGGAACACAAAGACAATCGCAGCTTGCATTATTTTAAAGAAGTCCGATTGTACAAACCCTACGAATCTCTGCACACCAATGTTTTTAAATCGACTGTTTTATTATTTTTAGCTGAAATTTTGTCCATGATTTTAAATGAAGAAGAAGCAAATCCTCCTCTTTTTGAATATCTTGAAACAACTTTATTGTGGTTTGATACCGTAGAAAAAACAGGAACATTTCACCAACAATTTTTAATGGGTCTGACAAAATTTTTAGGAATTAACCCTGATACAACCAATGAATCTCTTCCTTATTTTAATTTAGAAAACGGTAATTTTCAACTCCAAAATGGAGCACATTGTGTTACGGGTTCAAAATTAAAACTGCTAAAACCTTTTTTGGGCACAAAATTTGATACTACAATGACTCAGGAGCTAAATTCCTCACAAAAGCATGAGTTACTTAATATGATTTTAGACTATTTTAAATTACATTTACACGCCTTTAAGCACCCCCGATCGTTAACCGTTTTAAATCAAGTTTACAGTTAA
- the porZ gene encoding type IX secretion system anionic LPS delivery protein PorZ — protein MKTYFFIITFLLAFVPSSWSQNYDTSWVGHFSYLDIKEVVYGDTKFYAASENAIFSYDPLSNQLSTITTINGLSGELISTIYYSTQYELLLIGYENGLIEVYKESDQELLKVIDIINKTTIPPSQKKINHFNEIDEVVYIATDYGISVYNLADLEFGDTYYIGTNGSQVKVNQTTIFNNEIYAACSSNMGIKKASLSNPNLIDFQFWTTLITGNFTNVAAFGSQLYTVNSSNRIFEIVGTSLNPLFVYPQSVADLKVSDNSLLVTTPSKLYQYATGFNIIDTYTTNPEFQTSFTSALTIDNVIYIGTTDFGVLRSKTTSTSEYEEIHPQGPLLNSVFSLEYGYNNLWVSFGAYTIFFNPSPLQKRGVSRLYNTEWENIRYDSIQNTIQSDVYNLNEIAINPLDPSQVFISSFHSGLLSIKSEDSIELLNPANSGLESQIYEPNPNYITIRISGSSFDNEANLWVLNSKVKNPLKKLNPSTNQWTSYDFTPIIPDPSGNELGFSDIAIGSDGTKWIGGYKSGLIGFNEDGMLLKNINDKDVANLPSAAVKALALDKNNVLWIGTYRGLRVLYNTSNFFSEEVVRTEPIIILEDGLPQELLAQQFISDIIVDGSNNKWISTADAGVFYVSSDGQKTIHHFTKDNSPLPSNGVNAMALDSENGIVYFGTTRGLVAFTTGGSSTAESLEDVYVYPNPVRPGFNMAEDKIKIKNISDNVNIKITDIEGNLVAEAQSNVNLRYKNYNLEIDGGTAYWNGKNLANNTVASGVYLVLFSDFDTLETNVSKIMIIR, from the coding sequence GTGAAAACATATTTTTTTATAATTACTTTTCTTCTTGCTTTTGTCCCATCATCTTGGAGTCAAAACTATGACACTTCTTGGGTTGGACATTTCTCATATTTAGATATTAAAGAAGTCGTTTATGGAGACACTAAATTCTATGCAGCCTCTGAAAATGCAATTTTTTCCTACGACCCACTTAGTAATCAACTTAGTACCATTACAACTATCAATGGGCTATCGGGGGAATTAATTTCAACCATATATTACAGCACTCAATACGAACTATTATTAATTGGGTATGAAAACGGCTTAATTGAGGTTTATAAAGAAAGCGATCAGGAATTGCTTAAAGTTATTGACATCATAAACAAAACAACAATTCCACCGTCACAAAAAAAAATTAACCATTTTAATGAAATTGATGAGGTTGTTTATATTGCAACAGACTATGGTATTTCAGTTTATAACTTAGCCGATTTAGAGTTTGGGGATACGTATTATATTGGTACAAATGGGAGTCAAGTTAAAGTCAATCAAACCACGATTTTTAATAACGAAATTTATGCTGCCTGTAGTTCTAATATGGGTATAAAAAAAGCGAGCTTATCCAATCCAAATTTAATAGATTTCCAATTTTGGACAACTCTGATTACTGGTAATTTCACGAACGTGGCAGCCTTTGGCAGTCAACTTTACACAGTGAACTCTAGTAATAGAATTTTTGAGATAGTTGGAACAAGTTTGAATCCTTTATTTGTTTATCCCCAATCTGTTGCAGACCTAAAAGTGTCAGATAACAGCCTGTTAGTTACAACACCCTCTAAACTGTATCAGTATGCGACTGGGTTCAATATAATAGACACTTATACGACCAACCCTGAATTTCAAACTAGTTTTACAAGTGCTCTTACAATTGATAACGTCATTTATATTGGAACTACTGACTTTGGGGTTCTAAGATCTAAGACCACATCAACATCTGAATATGAAGAAATTCACCCACAAGGACCACTTTTAAACAGTGTGTTTTCTTTAGAATACGGATATAATAATTTATGGGTTAGTTTTGGAGCCTACACAATATTCTTTAACCCAAGCCCATTACAGAAAAGAGGAGTTAGCCGTTTATACAATACTGAATGGGAAAATATTAGATATGACAGTATTCAAAATACAATTCAATCGGATGTTTACAACCTAAATGAAATCGCTATAAATCCATTAGATCCAAGTCAAGTATTCATAAGCTCTTTTCATAGCGGTTTGTTGAGTATTAAATCGGAGGACTCTATAGAACTTTTAAATCCAGCAAACAGTGGGTTAGAGTCTCAAATATATGAACCGAACCCCAATTATATTACCATTCGTATTTCAGGATCTTCTTTTGATAATGAAGCTAATTTGTGGGTACTAAACTCTAAAGTAAAAAATCCTCTCAAAAAACTTAATCCAAGTACGAATCAATGGACTTCTTATGATTTTACGCCAATCATACCAGACCCTTCAGGAAATGAACTTGGCTTTAGCGATATTGCTATTGGATCTGATGGAACCAAATGGATTGGAGGTTATAAATCTGGTTTGATTGGTTTCAATGAAGATGGAATGTTATTAAAAAACATAAACGACAAAGATGTTGCCAACCTTCCTTCAGCCGCAGTAAAAGCGTTAGCTCTAGATAAAAACAATGTACTCTGGATTGGCACTTATAGAGGACTCAGAGTTCTGTATAATACTTCCAATTTTTTCAGTGAAGAAGTTGTGAGAACGGAACCTATTATTATCCTTGAAGACGGCCTTCCACAAGAACTATTAGCACAACAGTTTATCTCAGATATCATCGTGGATGGATCTAACAATAAATGGATTTCCACAGCAGATGCGGGGGTATTTTACGTGTCTTCAGATGGGCAAAAAACCATTCATCATTTCACCAAAGACAACTCTCCACTACCGTCAAATGGAGTAAATGCCATGGCGTTAGATTCCGAAAATGGGATTGTCTATTTTGGAACCACTCGTGGCTTGGTTGCTTTTACTACGGGCGGCTCAAGTACTGCAGAATCACTCGAAGATGTATATGTCTACCCGAACCCTGTAAGGCCTGGATTTAATATGGCAGAGGATAAAATTAAAATTAAAAATATAAGTGATAATGTCAACATTAAAATAACAGATATTGAAGGTAATTTGGTTGCCGAAGCACAATCCAATGTTAATTTAAGGTATAAAAATTACAACTTAGAAATTGATGGCGGAACCGCCTATTGGAATGGTAAAAATTTAGCAAATAATACAGTCGCTTCAGGAGTATATTTAGTGCTTTTTTCTGATTTTGATACACTTGAAACGAACGTTTCAAAAATAATGATCATACGTTAA
- the gdhA gene encoding NADP-specific glutamate dehydrogenase encodes MEEIIKGFLDLVKERNGHEAEFIQAVEEVAETVLPYIVQHDIYHGKNILLRMVEPERAITFRVNWVDDKGEIQVNRGYRVQMNSAIGPYKGGLRFHPSVTMSILKFLAFEQVFKNSLTTLPMGGGKGGSDFDPKGKSDNEIMRFCHAFMSELFRHIGSNTDIPAGDIGVGGREIGFLFGMYKKLRNEFTGVLTGKGMTWGGSLIRPEATGYGTVYFADKMLQTKGDSFKGKTVVISGSGNVAQYAAEKTIHLGGKVITLSDSSGYIVDHEGIDPDKLTFVMTLKNVKRARISEYVKTYPKATFVANKTPWEVKCDIALPCATQNELNENDADMLLKNGCICVSEGANMPSTKAAITKFHEAKILFAPGKASNAGGVATSGLEMTQNSLRYNWSRAEVDEKLKDIMSNIHDACIEYGKDEKTGYIDYVKGANIAGFVKVADAMLAQGVV; translated from the coding sequence ATGGAAGAAATAATTAAAGGTTTTTTAGATTTAGTTAAAGAACGAAATGGCCACGAAGCTGAATTTATTCAAGCCGTAGAAGAGGTTGCAGAAACTGTTCTGCCTTATATCGTTCAACACGATATTTATCACGGCAAAAACATTCTTTTAAGAATGGTGGAACCCGAACGCGCTATTACTTTTAGAGTTAACTGGGTAGATGATAAAGGAGAAATTCAGGTAAATCGTGGGTACCGTGTTCAAATGAATTCTGCGATCGGCCCTTACAAAGGAGGACTTCGATTTCACCCATCGGTTACTATGAGCATTTTGAAATTCTTAGCTTTTGAGCAAGTTTTTAAAAATAGTTTAACCACCCTGCCAATGGGCGGTGGAAAAGGGGGAAGCGATTTTGACCCTAAAGGAAAAAGTGATAATGAAATCATGCGATTTTGCCATGCTTTTATGAGCGAATTGTTTCGTCATATTGGCTCTAACACCGATATCCCCGCAGGCGATATAGGAGTAGGAGGACGCGAAATAGGATTCCTTTTTGGAATGTATAAAAAACTTAGAAACGAATTTACCGGAGTGCTTACTGGAAAAGGAATGACATGGGGAGGCTCGCTCATCCGTCCTGAAGCTACCGGATATGGAACCGTCTATTTTGCAGATAAGATGTTGCAGACGAAAGGGGACAGTTTTAAAGGAAAAACTGTCGTAATTTCTGGATCTGGAAATGTAGCGCAATACGCTGCAGAAAAAACAATTCATTTAGGAGGAAAAGTGATCACGTTATCAGATTCTTCTGGTTACATTGTAGATCATGAGGGTATTGATCCCGACAAACTTACATTTGTAATGACACTTAAAAACGTCAAAAGAGCACGTATAAGTGAATATGTTAAGACCTATCCAAAAGCGACCTTTGTGGCCAACAAAACGCCTTGGGAAGTTAAATGTGACATTGCGTTGCCATGCGCAACTCAAAATGAGTTAAATGAAAATGATGCCGACATGTTGTTGAAAAATGGTTGTATTTGTGTGAGTGAAGGAGCCAATATGCCTTCGACAAAAGCTGCAATTACTAAATTTCATGAAGCAAAGATTTTATTTGCACCAGGAAAAGCATCCAATGCAGGGGGTGTCGCCACTTCTGGACTTGAAATGACACAAAACTCTTTACGCTACAACTGGTCAAGAGCCGAAGTGGATGAAAAGCTAAAAGACATCATGTCTAATATTCATGATGCGTGTATCGAATATGGAAAAGACGAAAAAACAGGGTATATAGATTATGTTAAAGGCGCCAATATTGCAGGCTTTGTAAAAGTAGCTGACGCAATGCTCGCACAAGGCGTGGTGTAA